Proteins encoded together in one Impatiens glandulifera chromosome 1, dImpGla2.1, whole genome shotgun sequence window:
- the LOC124926606 gene encoding cell wall / vacuolar inhibitor of fructosidase 1-like produces the protein MASSIPQVIIGFTFLALLSSLQLSIVMGDDNLIIQTCKHTQIFKLCLRTLQSDPRSKSEDVAGLGLIVVDAIKKNINVGINQIKRLQHSRPRLIKPLSSCLDNYEFVLSDLVPETEHAIRGVPKFAEDGMVGTAQVADSCKSAFGSSVSPISALNTRIRDLAVVARAIIRNLL, from the coding sequence ATGGCTTCTTCTATACCCCAAGTCATCATAGGTTTCACATTCTTAGCCCTCCTTTCCTCACTTCAATTATCAATTGTAATGGGGGATGATAATCTcataatccaaacatgcaaacACACACAGATTTTCAAGCTCTGTCTCAGGACACTTCAATCAGACCCACGAAGCAAGAGTGAAGATGTTGCGGGACTAGGCCTAATTGTTGTAGATGCaatcaagaaaaatataaatgtggGAATTAATCAAATCAAACGATTACAACATTCAAGGCCACGCCTCATAAAGCCTTTAAGCTCTTGTCTAGATAATTATGAGTTCGTTTTAAGTGATCTTGTACCAGAAACAGAACATGCAATTCGAGGAGTCCCCAAGTTTGCTGAAGATGGAATGGTTGGTACTGCACAAGTGGCTGATAGTTGCAAGAGTGCATTTGGTTCATCAGTTTCTCCTATTTCTGCCTTAAATACTAGAATTCGTGACTTGGCTGTTGTGGCTAGAGCCATAATAAGGAATTTGTTGTGA